Proteins from a genomic interval of Streptococcus sp. D7B5:
- a CDS encoding PTS system mannose/fructose/N-acetylgalactosamine-transporter subunit IIB, producing the protein MTIVGCRIDGRLIHGQVANLWAGKLNVSRIMVVDDEVVNNDIEKSGLKLATPPGVKLSILPVEKAAANILAGKYDSQRLFIVARKPDRFLGLVEAGVPLETLNVGNMSQTPETRSITRSINVVDKDVEDFHKLAEKGVKLTAQMVPNDPVSDFLSLLK; encoded by the coding sequence ATGACAATTGTAGGATGCCGTATTGATGGACGTTTGATCCACGGTCAAGTAGCCAATCTTTGGGCTGGAAAACTAAATGTTTCACGCATTATGGTTGTAGACGACGAAGTTGTTAACAACGATATTGAAAAGAGTGGTTTGAAACTTGCGACACCACCAGGTGTGAAACTCAGTATCTTGCCAGTTGAGAAAGCAGCAGCAAATATCCTTGCTGGTAAATACGATAGCCAACGTCTCTTTATCGTTGCACGTAAACCAGACCGTTTCCTTGGTTTGGTCGAAGCAGGTGTACCGCTTGAAACACTCAACGTCGGCAATATGTCTCAAACACCAGAAACTCGCTCTATCACACGTTCTATCAATGTGGTAGACAAGGATGTGGAAGATTTCCACAAACTAGCAGAAAAAGGTGTGAAACTCACTGCTCAAATGGTTCCAAATGATCCAGTTTCAGACTTTTTGAGCTTATTAAAATAG
- a CDS encoding rhodanese-like domain-containing protein produces METSISMADFYEKYLNENLNLIDVREVHEFQAGHAPGAKNLPLSTLEQGYKELKPDQEYHVICQGGVRSASACEFLSAQGITVINVEGGMNAWPGQVE; encoded by the coding sequence ATGGAAACGAGTATCAGCATGGCTGACTTTTATGAAAAATACCTAAATGAAAATCTAAACCTTATCGATGTACGTGAAGTGCACGAATTCCAAGCAGGACATGCACCAGGTGCCAAAAATCTGCCTTTAAGTACCTTGGAGCAAGGTTACAAAGAACTCAAACCTGACCAGGAATATCATGTCATCTGTCAAGGTGGAGTCCGTTCCGCATCTGCTTGTGAATTTCTAAGCGCCCAAGGCATCACCGTTATCAATGTAGAAGGTGGTATGAATGCTTGGCCCGGTCAAGTAGAATAA
- a CDS encoding rhodanese-like domain-containing protein, whose amino-acid sequence MFHLLFTKIDSISTSELEAKLREPIQLLDVRTPTEFHRGHIKNAKNVPLSEIGSYTPATKETLYVICHSGVRSKLAAKKLKKKGYDVINVRGGMSAWTGKVI is encoded by the coding sequence ATGTTTCACTTATTATTTACAAAAATTGACAGTATTTCGACCAGCGAGTTAGAAGCTAAACTCAGAGAACCGATTCAGCTACTGGATGTTCGGACGCCTACGGAATTCCATAGAGGTCATATCAAAAATGCCAAGAATGTCCCTCTATCCGAAATCGGATCTTATACACCAGCGACAAAAGAAACACTTTATGTCATTTGTCATTCTGGTGTGCGAAGCAAACTAGCTGCGAAAAAGCTTAAGAAAAAAGGCTATGATGTCATAAATGTCCGAGGCGGTATGAGCGCTTGGACAGGTAAGGTCATCTAG
- the lacD gene encoding tagatose-bisphosphate aldolase, whose protein sequence is MSKLQLSPNKVACLQKLSDENGIISALAFDQRGALKRLMAQYQTEEPTVAQMEELKVLVADELTKYASSMLLDPEYGLPATKALAPNAGLLLAYEKTGYDTTSTKRLPDCLDVWSAKRIKEQGADAVKFLLYYDVDSADELNQQKQAYIERIGSECVAEDIPFFLEILAYDEKIADAGSAEYAKVKPHKVIGAMKVFSDPRFNIDVLKVEVPVNVKYVEGFGDGEIVHTREEAAAFFKAQDEATNLPYIYLSAGVSAKLFQETLVFAHESGANFNGVLCGRATWAGSVEAYIKDGETAAREWLRTTGFENIDELNKVLQTTATSWTERVEA, encoded by the coding sequence ATGAGTAAATTACAATTAAGTCCCAATAAAGTAGCTTGCTTGCAAAAACTCTCTGACGAGAACGGCATTATCTCAGCTCTTGCCTTTGACCAACGTGGTGCTTTGAAACGCCTCATGGCTCAATACCAAACAGAAGAACCAACAGTGGCTCAAATGGAAGAACTCAAGGTTTTGGTTGCAGATGAATTGACAAAATACGCATCCTCTATGCTTCTCGACCCTGAGTATGGTCTCCCAGCTACAAAAGCGCTTGCTCCAAATGCTGGTCTTCTCCTTGCTTATGAAAAAACAGGATACGACACAACAAGCACCAAACGCTTGCCAGACTGCTTGGATGTTTGGTCTGCCAAACGCATCAAAGAACAAGGTGCAGATGCTGTCAAATTTTTGCTTTACTATGATGTAGACAGCGCTGACGAACTCAATCAACAAAAACAAGCCTACATCGAACGCATTGGTTCTGAATGCGTGGCAGAAGACATTCCATTCTTCCTTGAAATCCTCGCTTACGATGAAAAAATCGCTGATGCAGGTTCTGCAGAATACGCAAAAGTGAAACCACACAAGGTTATCGGTGCTATGAAGGTCTTCTCAGACCCACGCTTCAACATCGATGTCTTGAAAGTGGAAGTTCCAGTCAACGTCAAATACGTTGAAGGCTTTGGCGATGGTGAAATCGTGCATACTCGTGAAGAAGCAGCAGCCTTCTTCAAAGCACAAGATGAAGCAACAAATCTTCCATACATCTACTTGAGTGCAGGTGTATCAGCTAAACTCTTCCAAGAAACACTTGTCTTTGCCCACGAATCAGGCGCAAACTTCAATGGTGTTCTTTGTGGCCGTGCTACATGGGCTGGATCAGTTGAAGCTTACATCAAAGATGGTGAAACAGCAGCTCGCGAATGGCTTCGCACAACAGGTTTTGAGAACATTGACGAACTCAACAAGGTTCTTCAAACAACAGCGACTTCATGGACTGAACGTGTAGAAGCATAA
- a CDS encoding PTS mannose/fructose/sorbose/N-acetylgalactosamine transporter subunit IIC, giving the protein MIQWWQILLLTLYSAYQICDELTIVSSAGSPVFAGFITGLIMGDVTTGLFIGGSLQLFVLGVGTFGGASRIDATSGAVLATAFSISQGIDTDLAITTIAVPVAALLTYFDVLGRMTTTFFAHRIDAAIERFDYKGIERNYLLGALPWALSRALPVFFALAFGGAFVQSVVDLVKEYQWVADGLTLAGRMLPGLGFAILLRYLPVKRNLHYLAMGFGLTAMLTVLYSNVQSLGGAVAGIISTLPAEVAEKIGFVNNFKGLSMIGISIVGIFLAVVHFKNSQKVAVAAPSTPSESGEIEDDEF; this is encoded by the coding sequence ATGATACAATGGTGGCAAATTTTACTTCTCACTTTGTACTCAGCTTATCAAATCTGTGATGAGTTGACAATCGTTTCATCTGCAGGTTCCCCTGTATTCGCTGGTTTCATTACCGGTTTGATCATGGGAGATGTGACAACTGGTTTGTTTATCGGTGGTAGCTTGCAGTTGTTCGTTCTCGGGGTTGGTACCTTCGGTGGTGCTTCTCGTATCGACGCAACTTCTGGTGCGGTTCTTGCAACAGCATTCTCTATCTCTCAAGGTATTGATACAGATCTTGCGATTACAACAATCGCTGTACCAGTAGCAGCACTTTTGACATACTTCGACGTTCTTGGACGTATGACAACTACTTTCTTTGCACACCGTATTGATGCTGCGATCGAACGCTTTGACTACAAAGGTATCGAACGCAACTACCTACTTGGTGCGCTTCCATGGGCTCTTTCACGTGCCCTTCCAGTATTCTTCGCTCTTGCTTTTGGTGGTGCTTTCGTACAATCAGTAGTAGACCTTGTTAAAGAATACCAATGGGTTGCAGACGGTTTGACACTTGCAGGTCGTATGCTTCCAGGTCTTGGATTCGCTATCTTGCTTCGTTACCTTCCAGTTAAACGTAACCTTCACTACCTTGCTATGGGATTTGGTTTGACAGCTATGTTGACTGTTCTTTACTCAAACGTACAAAGTCTTGGTGGAGCAGTTGCTGGTATCATTAGCACTCTTCCTGCTGAAGTTGCTGAAAAAATTGGCTTTGTTAACAACTTCAAAGGATTGTCTATGATCGGTATCTCTATCGTGGGTATCTTCCTTGCAGTTGTTCACTTCAAGAACAGCCAAAAAGTTGCTGTAGCAGCACCTTCTACACCATCAGAAAGTGGGGAAATTGAAGATGACGAATTCTAA
- a CDS encoding sugar O-acetyltransferase — protein MTSEYQKMIAGEPYRPSDPELQTLAQASRQKQSAFNREEDPLKGADIIKTWFGSTGENLYVNPRLVVDYGVNIHLGENFYSNWNLTMLDVCPIRIGNNAMIGPNCQFLTPLHPLDPDERNSGVEYGKPITIGDNFWAGGGVIVLPGVTLGNNVVAGAGAVITKSFGDNVVLAGNPARVIKEIPVKEN, from the coding sequence ATGACCAGTGAATACCAGAAAATGATAGCAGGGGAGCCTTACCGTCCGTCGGATCCTGAATTACAGACCTTGGCGCAGGCTTCTCGCCAAAAACAGTCTGCCTTTAACCGAGAAGAAGATCCCTTGAAGGGAGCGGATATTATCAAGACCTGGTTTGGTTCAACCGGGGAAAATCTCTATGTCAATCCACGCTTGGTGGTCGATTATGGAGTCAATATCCATCTAGGGGAAAATTTTTATTCTAATTGGAACTTGACCATGCTGGATGTTTGTCCGATTCGCATCGGGAACAACGCCATGATTGGTCCCAACTGTCAGTTTTTAACCCCACTCCATCCACTGGATCCGGATGAACGCAATTCAGGGGTCGAATACGGCAAGCCCATCACCATCGGAGACAATTTCTGGGCTGGTGGTGGCGTCATTGTCCTTCCTGGAGTGACACTGGGCAATAACGTCGTCGCTGGAGCAGGGGCCGTGATTACCAAGTCCTTTGGAGACAATGTTGTCCTAGCTGGCAATCCTGCGCGTGTTATCAAGGAAATACCAGTAAAAGAAAACTAA
- a CDS encoding DUF3592 domain-containing protein yields MNKEVIGLIVGTIVIFLSFVFVCGTFLFLYLRDQKLVRLAKSSVQGTVIGYSRFREGYPPIVEYTVDGIAYKKTLQYFMFKTVTIPWGTTKFLKDYTREDMLAPSITRYSNSFVSFKRLMQTHFPLHSELTVWYDPDKPTRAYVERYSGMDKFYKWFGIGFGLALVIVYGIVILAFLSNLSKIYA; encoded by the coding sequence ATGAATAAAGAAGTGATTGGTTTGATAGTTGGGACAATCGTCATCTTCCTATCTTTTGTATTTGTGTGTGGGACCTTTCTTTTCCTCTATCTTCGGGATCAGAAGTTGGTCCGCCTTGCCAAGTCATCCGTACAGGGAACGGTTATCGGCTATAGCCGTTTTCGTGAGGGGTATCCACCTATCGTCGAATACACGGTGGATGGGATTGCTTATAAGAAAACCTTGCAGTATTTTATGTTCAAAACGGTCACAATTCCGTGGGGGACTACTAAATTTTTAAAGGACTATACAAGAGAAGATATGCTGGCCCCTTCGATCACTCGCTACAGCAACTCCTTTGTTTCCTTCAAACGCTTGATGCAGACCCATTTCCCCCTTCATTCGGAGCTGACAGTCTGGTATGATCCAGACAAGCCGACCAGGGCCTATGTCGAACGTTACAGCGGAATGGACAAGTTTTACAAGTGGTTTGGTATCGGATTTGGGCTGGCTCTAGTTATAGTCTATGGGATAGTGATCCTAGCCTTTTTGTCCAATTTGTCCAAGATATACGCATAA
- a CDS encoding aldose epimerase family protein, with amino-acid sequence MKAYTERVFGNHEGKDVLAYRFETDSGYQLEIMTYGATILRYVTPDKAGNFANVILGFDDFDSYVGNSPKHGASVGPVAGRIAGATFELNGQTYNLEVNNASNCNHSGSTGWDASLFELVEVSDHGLTLYTERTDGTGGFPGNLKIWISYYLEETGAYEVSYKVTTDQDTLVNPTNHSYFNLSGDFTQTIDRHVFQLNTEGIYPIAPDGVPSKTPDATRDVVKHIYNGALLKDIFAEEDEQIQLVSGLDHPFALPVGHDNAGFLYDQNSGRFLLFKTEAPCFVVYTANFVDESVIIGGQPMVQHNGIALEAQALPDAIHSDLKDQVILKAGETFTSKTRYELVVK; translated from the coding sequence ATGAAAGCATACACAGAACGTGTATTTGGAAATCATGAGGGCAAGGATGTCTTGGCCTATCGCTTTGAGACTGACAGTGGCTACCAACTAGAAATCATGACCTATGGTGCGACCATCTTGCGCTATGTCACACCTGACAAGGCTGGAAACTTTGCCAATGTGATTTTGGGTTTTGATGATTTTGATAGCTATGTAGGTAATAGTCCCAAGCATGGAGCAAGTGTAGGTCCTGTAGCGGGCCGTATTGCAGGTGCGACATTTGAGCTCAATGGTCAGACCTATAATCTTGAAGTCAACAATGCTAGCAACTGTAACCACAGTGGTTCAACAGGTTGGGATGCGAGCTTGTTTGAATTGGTAGAAGTGAGCGACCATGGCTTGACCCTCTACACAGAGCGTACAGACGGGACAGGAGGATTTCCTGGTAATCTTAAGATTTGGATTAGCTACTACTTGGAAGAAACTGGTGCCTACGAAGTCAGCTACAAGGTAACGACAGATCAAGATACGCTTGTCAATCCAACTAATCACAGCTACTTCAACTTGTCTGGCGATTTCACGCAGACAATTGATCGCCATGTCTTCCAGCTAAATACGGAGGGCATTTACCCAATCGCTCCGGACGGTGTGCCATCAAAGACTCCAGATGCTACTCGTGATGTGGTTAAACACATCTACAATGGAGCTTTGTTGAAGGACATCTTTGCAGAGGAAGATGAGCAAATCCAGTTGGTATCTGGTTTGGATCACCCATTTGCCCTTCCTGTAGGCCATGACAATGCGGGTTTCCTTTATGACCAAAACTCAGGTCGTTTCCTACTTTTCAAGACAGAGGCCCCTTGCTTTGTGGTCTACACAGCAAACTTTGTGGATGAGAGTGTCATCATAGGGGGCCAGCCAATGGTACAGCACAATGGAATTGCCCTTGAAGCGCAAGCTTTACCAGATGCCATTCACAGTGACCTCAAAGACCAAGTCATTCTCAAAGCAGGGGAAACTTTCACCAGCAAAACTCGCTACGAGCTTGTTGTAAAATAA
- a CDS encoding PTS system mannose/fructose/sorbose family transporter subunit IID, whose translation MTNSNYKLTKEDFNQINKRSLFTFQLGWNYERMQASGYLYMILPQLRKMYGDGTPELKEMMKVHTQFFNTSPFFHTIIAGFDLAMEEKDGVVSKDAVNGIKTGLMGPFAPLGDTIFGSLVPAIMGSIAATMAIAGQPWGIFLWIAVAVAYDIFRWKQLEFAYKEGVNLINNMQSTLTALIDAASVLGVFMMGALVATMINFEISYKLPIGEKMIDFQDILNSIFPRLLPAIFTAFIFWLLGKKGMNSTKAIGIIIVLAVGLSFIGKFLLGMGA comes from the coding sequence ATGACGAATTCTAATTACAAATTAACAAAAGAAGATTTTAATCAAATTAACAAACGTAGCTTGTTCACTTTCCAATTGGGATGGAACTACGAACGTATGCAAGCATCAGGTTACCTATACATGATCTTGCCACAATTGCGTAAAATGTATGGAGATGGAACTCCTGAGTTGAAAGAAATGATGAAAGTTCATACTCAATTCTTCAACACTTCACCATTCTTCCACACAATCATCGCTGGTTTTGACCTTGCCATGGAAGAAAAAGATGGCGTTGTCTCTAAAGATGCGGTTAACGGTATCAAGACAGGTTTGATGGGACCATTCGCTCCTCTTGGAGATACTATCTTTGGTTCACTTGTACCTGCTATCATGGGATCTATCGCTGCAACAATGGCTATCGCTGGTCAACCTTGGGGTATCTTCCTTTGGATTGCAGTTGCAGTAGCGTATGACATCTTCCGTTGGAAACAGTTGGAATTTGCCTACAAAGAAGGGGTTAACCTTATCAACAACATGCAAAGTACTTTGACAGCTTTGATTGATGCTGCATCTGTACTTGGTGTCTTCATGATGGGTGCTCTTGTAGCGACAATGATCAACTTTGAGATTTCTTACAAATTGCCAATCGGTGAAAAGATGATTGACTTCCAAGACATCTTGAACTCAATCTTCCCACGTTTGCTTCCAGCAATCTTTACTGCCTTTATCTTCTGGTTGCTTGGTAAGAAAGGTATGAACTCTACTAAAGCGATCGGTATCATTATCGTTCTTGCAGTAGGTCTTTCATTCATCGGTAAATTCTTGCTTGGAATGGGCGCATAA
- a CDS encoding metal-sensitive transcriptional regulator: MTNSKYITRLKRSEGQLRGIQKMIEEDRDCADIVTQLTAVKSSVERVIEMIITENLTDCINQPLDDPEAQKERLEKAIRYLIKRK, from the coding sequence ATGACAAACTCAAAGTATATCACACGCCTGAAACGTTCAGAGGGCCAGTTGCGTGGGATTCAAAAGATGATTGAAGAAGATCGTGACTGCGCAGATATTGTTACGCAGTTGACAGCAGTGAAATCTAGCGTTGAGCGCGTGATTGAGATGATCATTACTGAAAATCTCACTGACTGCATCAACCAACCACTAGACGACCCCGAGGCTCAAAAGGAACGCCTAGAAAAGGCCATCCGATACCTGATTAAACGGAAATAA
- a CDS encoding polyphosphate polymerase domain-containing protein, which yields MKPLETSFERIETKYMVSKTDLQDLIEDLKDYLVEDDYPTSTISNIYFDTEDFQLIQDSLQDQQKKEKIRMRTYLARPSADSPVFLEIKSKDEAGIGHKHRVLSQSDTITQLITKGWGGDLIKDSFLVAEVQKLRQRYSEALKPRIYISYDRFSLKEKKKIPGFPYQKIRVTLDQNLTYRDENVSLFVDKEGLPLLEDDLIIMEIKAPGDKPQWLQDILDKYGLVEQRFSKYSCAYHKSQGLAYAPQPIGESVGNAYV from the coding sequence ATGAAACCCCTAGAAACAAGCTTTGAACGGATCGAAACCAAGTATATGGTTTCTAAAACAGACTTACAGGATTTAATAGAAGATTTGAAAGACTACCTCGTCGAGGACGACTATCCGACTTCGACCATTTCCAATATCTACTTTGACACAGAAGATTTTCAGCTCATCCAAGACTCCTTGCAGGATCAGCAAAAGAAGGAAAAAATCCGTATGCGGACCTATCTCGCACGGCCAAGCGCTGACAGCCCCGTCTTTCTAGAAATCAAGTCCAAAGACGAAGCCGGTATCGGTCACAAGCACCGCGTCCTATCCCAGTCAGATACCATCACCCAACTCATCACCAAGGGTTGGGGAGGAGACCTGATCAAAGATAGCTTTCTGGTAGCAGAGGTGCAAAAGCTACGCCAACGCTACAGCGAGGCTCTCAAACCGCGTATCTATATCTCTTATGACCGTTTTTCACTAAAAGAAAAAAAGAAAATACCAGGATTCCCCTACCAGAAAATTCGTGTCACTCTTGACCAAAACCTGACCTATCGAGATGAAAATGTCAGCCTATTTGTAGACAAGGAAGGCCTGCCTCTCTTAGAAGACGACCTGATCATCATGGAAATCAAAGCGCCTGGTGACAAACCGCAATGGCTACAGGATATCCTTGATAAATATGGTCTGGTAGAGCAAAGATTCTCAAAATACTCCTGCGCCTACCATAAATCACAAGGACTGGCCTATGCCCCACAACCCATCGGAGAAAGTGTAGGTAACGCTTATGTCTAA
- a CDS encoding VOC family protein yields the protein MTYAYQSHIYLAEAVLNVKDLTNQTAFYHQIIGLEILSQTETEAILGLGRKALVHLIATEKAGEVREHYGLYHLAILLPTRKALADVLKHLSDLRIPLVGGADHGYSEAIYLEDLEGNGIELYRDKPVSSWDIREDGRIIGVTEALAAQDIYELGEKVDPFILAEGTRMGHIHLSVKDSRAASQFYQKVLGLEDKFSIPSASWIAAGQYHHHLAVNEWAGKGLAPREQGLPGLAYYVLEVESKEELLNIVQQAQELEAPIEWLNSSELDLVDPDGIVTRIRLAR from the coding sequence ATGACTTATGCATACCAAAGCCACATTTACCTAGCAGAGGCTGTTTTAAATGTCAAGGATTTAACGAATCAAACGGCTTTTTATCACCAGATTATCGGTTTGGAGATTTTGTCTCAAACGGAGACAGAAGCGATTTTGGGACTTGGTCGAAAAGCCTTGGTTCACTTGATTGCGACAGAAAAGGCTGGCGAAGTAAGGGAGCATTATGGACTCTACCATTTGGCGATTTTGTTGCCGACACGAAAAGCCTTGGCAGATGTCTTGAAACACCTAAGTGACTTGCGGATTCCTCTGGTCGGGGGTGCAGATCATGGATACAGTGAGGCTATTTATCTAGAGGATTTGGAAGGAAATGGCATTGAACTTTACCGTGATAAGCCAGTTTCGTCATGGGATATTCGAGAAGACGGCCGCATTATCGGTGTGACTGAGGCTCTTGCGGCACAGGACATTTATGAGCTAGGGGAAAAGGTGGATCCCTTTATCCTAGCTGAAGGGACGAGAATGGGGCATATCCATCTATCGGTGAAGGATAGTCGTGCGGCGAGCCAGTTTTATCAAAAGGTGTTAGGACTAGAGGATAAATTTAGCATTCCTAGTGCTAGTTGGATAGCGGCTGGTCAGTACCATCACCACCTGGCTGTCAACGAATGGGCTGGAAAAGGGCTAGCTCCGCGTGAGCAAGGCTTGCCAGGCTTGGCCTACTACGTCCTTGAGGTCGAAAGCAAGGAAGAACTCCTGAACATCGTTCAGCAAGCACAAGAGCTAGAAGCACCGATCGAATGGCTAAATTCGAGTGAACTGGATCTTGTAGACCCAGATGGGATTGTGACTCGCATTCGCTTGGCACGATGA
- a CDS encoding SIS domain-containing protein, giving the protein MLNYTKEELLELGAEITTREIYQQPDVWKEAFEAYQAKREEIAAFLQGIADKHDYIKVILTGAGTSAYVGDTLVPYFKEVYDERKWNFNAIATTDIVANPETYLKKDVATVLVSFARSGNSPESVATVDLAKALVDDLYQVTITCAAEGKLALQAHGDDHNLLLLQPAASNDAGFAMTSSFTSMMLTALLVFDPTEFAVKTERFEVVSSLARKILDNAADVKELVDLDFNRVIYLGAGPFFGLAHEAQLKILELTAGQVATMYESPVGFRHGPKSLINEDTVVLVFGTTTDYTRKYDLDLVREVAGDHIARRVVLLSDQAFGLENVKEVALGCGGVLNDIYRVFPYIVYAQLFALLTSLKVENKPDTPSPTGTVNRVVQGVIIHDYQK; this is encoded by the coding sequence ATGCTAAATTACACAAAAGAAGAATTACTTGAACTGGGTGCAGAAATCACGACTCGTGAGATCTACCAACAGCCTGATGTATGGAAAGAAGCTTTTGAAGCCTATCAAGCAAAACGTGAAGAAATTGCAGCCTTCCTACAAGGGATTGCGGATAAACATGACTATATCAAGGTCATCTTGACGGGTGCTGGTACTTCTGCTTATGTGGGAGATACCTTGGTACCATACTTTAAGGAAGTCTATGACGAACGCAAATGGAATTTCAATGCTATTGCGACAACTGATATTGTTGCCAATCCAGAAACTTATTTGAAAAAAGATGTGGCGACTGTCCTTGTTTCCTTTGCTCGTAGTGGGAATTCACCTGAAAGTGTGGCGACGGTTGATTTGGCTAAGGCCTTGGTGGATGACCTCTATCAAGTGACCATTACATGTGCTGCAGAAGGGAAATTGGCACTTCAAGCCCATGGCGATGACCACAATCTCTTACTCTTGCAACCAGCTGCTTCCAATGACGCTGGATTTGCCATGACTTCTAGTTTTACGTCTATGATGCTAACAGCTCTCTTGGTCTTTGATCCTACAGAATTTGCTGTGAAAACTGAACGTTTTGAAGTTGTTTCTAGCCTTGCTCGTAAGATTCTAGACAATGCAGCAGATGTTAAAGAGCTTGTTGACCTCGACTTTAACCGTGTTATCTACCTGGGTGCAGGTCCTTTCTTTGGCCTTGCTCATGAAGCTCAGCTCAAGATTTTGGAATTAACAGCTGGTCAAGTGGCAACTATGTATGAAAGCCCAGTCGGTTTCCGTCACGGTCCAAAATCATTGATCAACGAAGATACCGTTGTTTTGGTCTTTGGTACAACGACAGACTACACTCGCAAGTACGACTTGGACTTGGTTCGTGAAGTTGCTGGTGATCACATTGCTCGTCGTGTTGTGCTTTTGAGTGATCAAGCCTTTGGTCTTGAAAATGTCAAAGAAGTGGCCCTTGGTTGTGGCGGTGTCTTGAACGATATTTACCGTGTCTTCCCTTACATCGTTTATGCCCAACTCTTTGCCCTATTGACTTCACTCAAGGTAGAAAATAAACCAGATACACCATCTCCTACAGGTACCGTAAACCGTGTGGTACAAGGTGTGATCATTCATGACTATCAAAAATAA
- a CDS encoding PTS sugar transporter subunit IIA, whose protein sequence is MSKSLILVSHGRFCEELKGSTEMIMGPQDNIHTVALLPEDGPEEFTAKFEAAIEGLDDFLVFADLLGGTPCNVVSRLIMEGRDIELYAGMNLPMVIEFINASLTGADADYKSRAAESIVKVNDLLAGFDDDEDE, encoded by the coding sequence ATGAGTAAATCATTAATTTTGGTGAGTCATGGTCGTTTCTGTGAAGAACTTAAAGGTAGCACAGAAATGATCATGGGTCCACAGGACAACATTCATACAGTGGCCCTTCTTCCAGAAGATGGTCCAGAAGAATTTACTGCAAAATTTGAAGCTGCTATCGAAGGATTGGATGATTTCCTAGTCTTTGCGGACCTTCTCGGTGGTACACCATGTAACGTGGTAAGCCGTTTGATCATGGAAGGTCGCGACATTGAACTCTACGCAGGGATGAATCTTCCAATGGTGATTGAATTTATCAATGCCAGCCTTACAGGTGCAGATGCGGACTACAAGAGCCGTGCTGCAGAAAGCATTGTGAAAGTCAATGATTTGTTAGCGGGCTTTGATGATGACGAAGATGAATAA
- a CDS encoding DUF4956 domain-containing protein, with product MSNLFNSIFNDATATADPLQLLLALVVSLFLGLALSWAYKQRTLYTREFVISLTLLPCLMTLVIFLVNGSLGTSIAVAGTFSLIRFRSATSGSRELIAIFLAMIIGLAAGTGYLLLAVLFTVFILGIWLLLEKQQSKSNHQRRRLLTITLPNKEDRLDTIQVALDQFCTESDLISVDTSNAGESLQTVYEVDLHPQVDDFQLTSYLTSKISQCDVSLTKKAKKKKNL from the coding sequence ATGTCTAACCTTTTTAACTCTATTTTCAACGACGCAACCGCCACTGCTGACCCCCTCCAACTCCTGCTCGCCCTCGTCGTCAGCCTTTTTCTAGGACTAGCACTCAGCTGGGCCTACAAGCAACGGACTCTTTACACACGGGAATTTGTCATCAGTTTGACCCTTTTACCTTGTTTAATGACGCTGGTCATCTTCCTCGTCAATGGCAGTCTCGGAACGTCGATTGCAGTGGCAGGGACCTTCAGTCTCATTCGTTTCCGTTCTGCCACGAGTGGCTCTCGAGAGCTAATCGCTATCTTTCTAGCCATGATTATCGGTCTGGCGGCAGGGACAGGCTACCTTCTCTTAGCAGTTCTCTTCACGGTCTTTATCCTAGGCATTTGGCTCCTTTTGGAAAAACAACAGAGCAAGAGCAATCACCAACGTCGTAGACTCTTAACCATCACACTTCCCAATAAAGAAGACCGCCTGGATACTATCCAGGTCGCGCTGGATCAATTTTGTACCGAGTCTGACCTTATTTCAGTAGATACCAGCAATGCTGGTGAATCCTTGCAAACCGTCTACGAAGTCGATCTCCATCCTCAAGTAGACGACTTCCAACTGACAAGCTACCTGACAAGCAAGATTTCTCAGTGCGATGTTTCCTTGACCAAGAAAGCCAAAAAGAAGAAAAATCTATAA